TTATCTGGTAATACCTGATCTCTATAGCATTGATATCTGGAAGGGCACTTCCCTAGTGTCTGAATCGATGCAGGCAATTGTAAGATTATCTCCAGACCGAGCCCGCGATGCTTTTCCATCATTACATAATGCCATAACTCTATTGACCATGATCATGGCCTGGCGCTATAACAAACTCATTTTTTGGACCCTGCTACCCATAGCGATCTCTCTGGTTGTGGCAACTGTCTATTTGCGCTACCATTTTGTGGTGGATATCTTAGCTGGTTTTCTAGTGACTTTTATAGCGCTCTATATTTCCCCGAAATTAGACAACTCATGGCATGCTTATCAGAAACGGCAGGGCGCTGAAGCAGATGTTGATCCAATTATTCCAACTTGAGCAATGAACAGTTCTGATCAAATATCAATAACGATCATTCAGTCGGATACAGAGATGACACGAGCTCGCAGAATTCGTCAAGTCGTTTTTGTTGAGGAGCAACAGGTCTCACCGGATATCGAGTATGATAAGTATGAGGATACTTCAACTCACATTCTGGCCGAGATCAATGGTGAGGCTGTGGGAACTGCCCGCTGGCGGAAAACTGAACAGGGATTCAAATTGGAGCGTTTCGCTGTGCTTGCCGATGCCAGAGGACGAGGAGTTGGTGAAGCCCTGGTATCATTTATTTTGGCTCGAATAGATCCCCAGGCTAGCATCTATTTAAACTCACAGGTCTCGGCCATCGGTTTTTATAGCAGATCAGGGTTTCAGGCAGAAGGTGAGGTTTTCTATGAAGCAAATATCCCCCATCGCAAAATGGTGTATCAACCCAAATAACTAAACAATTGGTATTAGTCAATCTCGTGGTGTGTGATTAG
This region of Candidatus Neomarinimicrobiota bacterium genomic DNA includes:
- a CDS encoding GNAT family N-acetyltransferase; translation: MTRARRIRQVVFVEEQQVSPDIEYDKYEDTSTHILAEINGEAVGTARWRKTEQGFKLERFAVLADARGRGVGEALVSFILARIDPQASIYLNSQVSAIGFYSRSGFQAEGEVFYEANIPHRKMVYQPK